A window of the Salvelinus alpinus chromosome 3, SLU_Salpinus.1, whole genome shotgun sequence genome harbors these coding sequences:
- the rufy2 gene encoding RUN and FYVE domain-containing protein 2 isoform X3 has product MMAGDGRWQAPIFALARKASETFSGSSSHVLAKVAEPTSFVNEWSVPALRDPMSMERTNLLNMAKLSIKGLIESALSFGRTLDSDYPPLQQFFVVMEHCLKHGLKVKKSFLGYNKSLWGPLEMVEKLCPEAGEIAASVRDLPGLKTPLGRARAWLRLALMQKRLADYLRLLITRKDLLSDFYDNSAVMVEEEGAVIVGLLVGLNVIDANLCVKGEDLDTQVGVIDFSMYLKNDIDDYRSGERNGQIAAILDQKNYVEELNRQLNSSVHGLQGRVDNLEKSNSKLIEELAIAKNNIIKLQEENHQLRNENTIILIKAQQQLEVTQVDVDVELDTYKQSRQGLDEMYNEARRQLREECQLRQDVENELVVQVSMKQEMDLAMKLLEKDIHEKQDTLIGLRHQLDEVKAINVEMYTKMQTSDDGMKQKNDMITRLEEKTNQITATMKQLEQRLQEAERDRWTAEDGARKFKHDFANKADSLQKQIAQREKQMLQLETDLKIEKEWRQTLQNDLERERDIVAQLSAEAQQINGLKKEFHRLQDENSQLKGICEEQEQALEELGCKLSESKLKIEDIKEANKALQGGQVWLKDKDATHCKLCEKEFSISRRKHHCRNCGEIFCNACSDNELPLPASPKPVRVCDTCHALLLQRCSSNAT; this is encoded by the exons ATGATGGCAGGGGATGGGAGATGGCAGGCGCCCATATTTGCCCTAGCCAGGAAAGCATCGGAGACCTTTTCAGGAAGCAGCAGTCATGTTCTGGCAAAGGTAGCGGAACCCACATCTTTTGTAAACGAATGGAGTGTCCCAG CTCTGCGGGACCCTATGTCGATGGAGAGAACTAATCTGCTGAACATGGCCAAGCTCAGCATCAAAGGCCTGATCGAGTCGGCCCTCAGTTTTGGACGCACCCTGGACTCCGACTACCCTCCACTCCAGCAGTTCTTTGTTGTCATGGAGCACTGCCTCAAACATGGCCTCAAAG TGAAGAAGTCCTTTCTTGGATACAACAAGTCACTGTGGGGTCCTCTGGAGATGGTGGAGAAGTTGTGTCCTGAGGCAGGAGAGATTGCAGCCAGCGTCAGGGACCTACCAGGactaaa GACTCCACTGGGCAGAGCTCGGGCCTGGCTGCGTCTGGCCCTGATGCAGAAGAGGCTGGCTGATTACCTCCGCCTTCTGATCACCAGAAAGGACCTGCTGAG TGATTTCTATGATAACTCTGCTGTgatggtagaggaggagggtgcTGTCATCGTTGGCCTGCTGGTGGGACTCAATGTGATCGATGCCAACCTGTGTGTCAAGGGCGAGGACCTGGATACACAG GTTGGGGTCATTGACTTTTCAATGTACTTGAAAAATGACATTGATGACTACAGAAGTGGAGAAAG AAATGGTCAAATAGCAGCCATCCTAGACCAGAAGAACTATGTTGAAGAATTAAATAGGCAGCTTAA TTCTTCAGTACACGGCTTACAAGGGAGGGTCGATAACTTGGAGAAATCAAACTCTAAACTCATTGAGGAG CTGGCGATTGCAAAAAATAACATAATCAAACTGCAAGAGGAGAACCATCAGCTTAGAAATGAGAACACTATTATTCTCATAAAAGCTCAGCAGCAACTTGAG GTGACCCAGGTTGACGTGGATGTGGAGCTGGACACCTATAAGCAGTCGAGGCAGGGCCTTGACGAGATGTACAACGAGGCCAGGAGACAGCTCAGGGAGGAGTGTCAACTACGCCAG GATGTGGAAAATGAGTTGGTGGTACAGGTGAGCATGAAGCAGGAGATGGATCTGGCCATGAAACTGTTGGAGAAGGACATTCACGAAAAACAGGACACACTGATCGGCCTGCGCCACCAGCTGGATGAAGTCAAGGCCATCAATGTGGAAATGTACACAAAAATGCAG ACTTCTGATGATGGCATGAAACAGAAGAACGACATGATCACTCGTTTGGAGGAGAAGACCAATCAAATCACAGCAACCATGAAACAGCTGGAGCAAAG ATTACAAGAGGCAGAGCGGGACCGCTGGACTGCAGAAGATGGAGCTCGCAAATTCAAGCATGACTTTGCCAACAAAGCCGACAGCCTCCAAAAGCAGATAGCCCAgagagagaagcaaat GCTGCAGCTGGAGACAGACCTAAAGATTGAGAAGGAGTGGCGGCAAACCTTACAGAACGACCTGGAGAGGGAACGAGACATCGTCGCCCAGCTCAGTGCTGAAGCCCAGCAAATAAATGGACTTAAAAAG GAGTTCCACAGGCTGCAGGATGAGAACAGCCAGCTGAAGGGGATTTGTGAAGAACAGGAGCAGGCCCTGGAGGAGCTAGGCTGCAAACTCAGCGA ATCAAAACTTAAAATCGAAGACATAAAAGAGGCAAATAAAGCTCTTCAG GGAGGGCAGGTCTGGCTGAAGGACAAAGATGCTACCCACTGTAAACTTTGTGAAAAGGAGTTCTCCATCTCTAGGAGAAAG CACCACTGTAGAAACTGTGGGGAGATCTTCTGCAATGCATGCTCTGACAACGAGCTGCCCCTCCCTGCATCGCCAAAACCAGTGAGGGTCTGTGATACGTGCCACGCCCTTCTCCTCCAACGCTGCTCCTCCAATGCCACGTGA